The following nucleotide sequence is from Tardiphaga alba.
TGGAACAAAGACCGTGTCACGTGCGTTCAATTGGAACGTGTGTCTCAATTGCCACGTTCAGGCCGCATAAAAGGTAATATATAGCCCTTGCACGCCCTCCCAGGCGCAAGGTCAGTATCATTTTGCTCAATTCTGACGGAACCTGCAGGAAAAGGCAATGTTTTGCAACGCCTTATTGGCGGGGTGTTCGCAAAAATCGCGCGACGAAAATCGTTAATTAATTGCGAGGAATTCCCGTCAAACGTGAGGCGATTCAGTGGCTTCAATGCAGTCAACCGAGGGGTGCTTTTTGCCGATCGGTCAGACGAAGCGTTCGACTCATTCATGCCGCATTGACGACGTCGATCCGCCACATCCAAGACTCAGCAAGCCCCCTGTGTAATTCTCTGAATGAAAACGTGTTTGGGTTACATGCTGCGGATAATCGCCACATGTAAGGCGCCATGATACGAGACCCGAAATGCGCGGACGGCTCAGCTGATTCCTGCGCTCACGAGAATTCCGAGGTCTGTTGATATGGTTTTGAAAGATAGTGCGGCGACGGCTGATACGTCCCGCGTGCTCCGCGTCGGAGTGGTCGGCGCGGGCGTGATGGGGACGAATCACGGCCGCGTGTTGGCTGGCCTGCCGGGCATCGAAATGGTCGGCATTGTCGATCCGCTCGCAGAACACCGCACCCGCGCTGAAAACCTGATCGGCTGCCAAACCTTTACCGAACTCGATGGCCTGCTGGCGTCCGGCGTGGATGCGGTGACCATCGCTGCCCCCACGCATCTCCATCATGAAGTCGCGCTCGCCTGCATCGCTAAGGGCATCCACGTTCTGGTCGAGAAGCCGGTGGCCTCGACGGTGGAAGAGGGCCGCGAGATCGTCGATGCGGCGAAGAAGGCCGGCGTCACGTTGATGATCGGCCATGTGGAGCGCTTCAATCCGGCGGTGGCCGCGATCAAGAAGGCGATCGCCGGCGAAGACATTCTCTCCATCGGCATCACCCGCGTCGGACCGTTCCCGCCACGCATGTCCAATGTCGGCGTGGTCATCGATCTGGCCGTGCATGACATCGACCTGATCCGCTGGTTCACCGAAAGCGACATCGTCGAAGTGCAGCCGCAGCTCGCCTCCGCCATCGCGGAGCGCGAGGACATTGCGCTGCTCCAGTTCCGCACGGCGTCGGGCGTGCTCGCGCATATCAACACCAACTGGCTGACGCCCTTCAAGGCGCGCACCGTGACGGTGGCGACGCGCGGCAAATATGTGACTGGCGATCTGCTGACGCGCCAGGTCACCGAGTGCTTCGGCTTCAAGACCGATGGCAGCTATTCCATGCGCCATCTCCCGGTCGGGCAGGATGAGCCGCTGCGTGCCGAACTCAACGCGTTCCTCGATGCCGTGCGCAGCGGTGGCGTGCCCGCTGTCACCGGTGAGGAAGGCGTCGCGTCGCTCGAAATTGCGATCCAGTGCCTGGAAGCACCGAAGACGCAGGCGGCTACCGCGCCGCGCGCTCGCAAAGTGGCGGGCTAATCCCACGTCATTTCCGGCGCCCGCTGCGGCGCCGGCATCGATTCAATGATCTCCTTTCCGACAGGCTTT
It contains:
- a CDS encoding Gfo/Idh/MocA family protein codes for the protein MVLKDSAATADTSRVLRVGVVGAGVMGTNHGRVLAGLPGIEMVGIVDPLAEHRTRAENLIGCQTFTELDGLLASGVDAVTIAAPTHLHHEVALACIAKGIHVLVEKPVASTVEEGREIVDAAKKAGVTLMIGHVERFNPAVAAIKKAIAGEDILSIGITRVGPFPPRMSNVGVVIDLAVHDIDLIRWFTESDIVEVQPQLASAIAEREDIALLQFRTASGVLAHINTNWLTPFKARTVTVATRGKYVTGDLLTRQVTECFGFKTDGSYSMRHLPVGQDEPLRAELNAFLDAVRSGGVPAVTGEEGVASLEIAIQCLEAPKTQAATAPRARKVAG